The DNA sequence GGCCGTGCTGGGGCGCGCCGCTGGTGGCGTTCGTGCCGGAGGGGCGCGTGACGCCGGCGGTGGTGCGGCGGCCGTGGCCGGTCGGCGACCCGCGCGAGGACGCGGCCGAGCGGTACCGGCAGCGGGTGCACGACCTCACCCACCTGGCTCAGGTGGTGGGGCTGGACGAGCCGGTGGTGCGGCGGTTCGACCGGGCGCTGGTCGAGGAGGTGCTGCGGCCCAAGGTGGACACGCGGACGCTGCCGCCGTGCGTGCGGCCGCCGCTCCAGGAGACCGACGAGTGGGCGCTGGCCGCGTGCGTGCAGGTGCTGCTGGACTTCTACCGCTACCGCTACGACCAGGAGCGGCTGGCGTCGGAGCTGGGGCTGGGCACCGAGGAGGCGCCGGTGCGCGGCACGTGGCGCGACGTGGCGCCCGCGGTGCGGGGGCTGACCGGTGCGGCGCTGTCGGTGGCGGTGTCGACGGCGCCGACGTTCACCGAGTACCTGACCGAGGTGCGGGAGGAACGGCCGTCCATCAGCTTCGTACCCGGTCACGCGAGGCTGGTCACCGGGTACACGCGGATGAGCTCGCTGCGGCTGATGGGCGCGGGTTTCGCCGGGCTGCTCGTGCAGGACCCCGCGGAAGGGGCGGCACGGTGGGAGAACTACGACGCGATGGCGTGCGTGGGCAGCTGCACGGCCAGGGTGAACCTGGTGCCGTAGCGGTCCGCGCTCACCGCCACGTGTAGCCGCGCATCAGCAGCAGCAACGCGCCGAAACCCAGCGAAGCCAGCGCCGGGCCGAACGCGCCGAGGAACAGCAGCAGCACGCCCAGGCCGGCGAACGTGGCCACGAGGGCGTAGCTGAGCACCGGGTGCCGGGCTCTCCCGGCGACGAGCGCCGAGGCCAGGCCCGGCTCCTCGTCCGCGAGCATGCTCTCGATCTCACTGAGGGTGCGGCGTTCCGCTTCGCTCATCACGGCCGGTGGATACCCGGCGCCCCACCCGCAAAACCCCTCCGATCGGGGGTCTGAGCAGGCAAGATCAGCGGGAGAGGGCGACCAGTCGGGATACCGCCCGCAGGTACTTCTTGCGGTAGCCGCCGCGCAGCATTTCCGCGGTGAAGAGCTCCGAGAGCGGCTCGCCGGACACCGCCACCGGGATGTCCCGGTCGTAGAGCCGGTCGCCCAGCGCGACCAGCCGCAGCGCGACCGCCTGGTCGGGCGCGGGCCGCACGTGGCGCAGGTGCACCGCGGCGACCCCGTCGACCAGCCTGCCGTAGCTCGACGGGTGGATGCGGGCCAGCGCGTCGCACAGGTCGGCGAAGTCGTCCAACGTGCACCCGGGCGTGCTGTGCGCCTTGGCCACCAGGTCCTCGTCGGCCATCGGCGGCGGGGCGTCGGGCAGGCCGCGGTGGCGGTAGTCGGGGCCGTCGACCCGGACCACGGTGAACCTCGCCGACATCGACTGGATCTCGCGCAGGAAGTCCGCGGCGGCGAACCGGCCCTCCCCCAGCTTGTCCGGCAGCGTGTTGGAGGTGGCCGCGACCGACACCCCCGCCGCGGTCAGCTCCTTGATCAGGCGGGTGACCAGCATCGTGTCACCCGGGTCGTCCAGCTCGAACTCGTCGATCGCGAGCAGCTTGTGGGTCGACAGGCGGCGCACGGTCTCGCCGAACCCCAGGGCGCCGACCAGGTTGGTCAGCTCCACGAACGTGCCGTAGGACTTGGGACCGGGCACCGCGTGCCACACCGACGCCAGCAGGTGGGTCTTGCCGACGCCGAACCCGCCGTCGAGGTAGAGGCCGGGCTTCCCGTCGTCACCGCCCGACCGCTTGAACAGCCGGCCGAGCACGCCCCGGCCGCCGCCCTCGGACACGCGTTCGGCGAACTCCCGGCACGCCCGGACGGCCGCGGCCTGGCTCGGCTCGTCCGGGTTGGGCAGGTAGGTGTCGAAGCGGACCGCGTCGAAGCGCGGCGGCGGCACCATCGCGCCCACCAGCTCGTCCGCGTCGACGTGCGGGGTTCGGTCGGACAGGCGCGGCGGGGCGGACATGCCCGGATCGTAACGGCGTGCTGGGATGTGGCGGTGCGGATGTTGTGGCCACCACGTGACGGCGAGATCACCGACGACGAGCTGGAACGGCTCTACGACTACCCCGACGGGCTCGACCGGCCGTGGGTTCAGGTCAACTTCGTGTCCAGCGTGGACGGTGCGGTGTCGGTGGCGGGGCGGTCGCAGGCGCTGGGCAACGACGCCGACCGCAAGGTGTTCGCGCTCGGCCGCGACCTGTGCGACGTGGTGCTGGTCGGCGCGGGCACGGCCCTGGTCGAGGGCTACCACGGGGTCAAGGCGGGCGAGGTGCGCGCGTCGCGGCGGGCCAGGCTCGGTCTCGCGCCCGTGCCGCCGATCGCCGTGGTGACCGGGCGGTGCTCGATCCCGCCCACGTCCACGCTGCTGACCAGCACGTCCGTGCCGCCGATCATCCTGACCACCCGGGCCGCGCCCCGGGAGCGGAGGGACGCGCTGGCGGCGGCGGGCGCCGACGTGGTCGTGGCCGGCGAGGAGGCCGTGGCCATGGACCTGGTGCTGGCCGCGTTGGACGAGCGCGGGCTGCGCCGGGTCGACTGCGAGGGCGGGCCGCACGTGTTCGGCGCGTTGATCGACGCGGACCTGGTGGACGTGCTGTGCGTGACGTTCTCCCCGCTGCTGGCGGGCGGTGACGCCGGTCGCATCGCGGTCGGTCCGCTGCCGCCGGCGCCCAGGTCGCTGGCCCTGGACTCGGTGCTGCACCACGACAGCGCCCTCCTCCTGCGGTACCGGAAGGTGACGCCTGATCCGGTGACGTCGGACGCGACCGGGCCCTGATCGGCGATACCGTCCGCATCCGAACGGGCACGCTCCGATTCGGAAGGGATCCGCCGTGGCTCAGAGCACCGCCGTCAAGCCGGACACCGGCACCCCGCGTTCGGCCGACGACACCGAGCAGGGCAGGACCACGATCGCGTCGTCGGTCGTGCAGAAGGTCGCGGGCATCGCGGCCCGGGAGATCTCCGGCGTGCACGCCGTCGGCGGCGGTGTGTCGCGCGCGTTCGGCGCCCTGCGCGAGCGGATCCCCGGCGCGGGCACCGCGAGCACCGCGGGCGTGGCCGTCGAGGTGGGCGAGAAGCAGGCCGCGGTCGACCTGGACATCATCGTCGAGTACGGCGCGAGCATCGTCGACCTGGCGAAGGCCGTGCGGCGCAACGTGATCGGCCAGGTCGAGCGGATGACCGGGCTGGAGGTCATCGAGGTCAACATCGCGGTCAACGACATCCACCTGCCCGAGGACGACGACGAGTCCGAGTCGGGCACGGGGTCGCGGGTCGAGTGACGGCCGTGGCGACGGACGTGTCGGAGGACGTCGAGGCGGCGCTGCTCGCCCACCCGGACGTGGCCCGCCTGGACGGCGCGGTCGCCTCCTACCTGCCGGGGCGGCGGGTGGACGGCGTCCGGGTCGGCGACCGGGTCGAGGTGGCGGTGGTGCTTCGCCCGGGCCGCCCCGTCGGCGAGGTGGCGGCGGAGTTGCGGGCCGCGGTGACGCGGGTGGCGGGTCGGGCGCCGGTCGACGTCCTGGTGGCCGACCTGGAGGAGGAGGGCGCATGACCGCGACGCAGACCGGGCTGCTCGCCGGGCTGGTGCTGGGCCTGGCCGCGACCGGCGGGTTCACCGCGTTCCTCGTGACGCTGGCCGTCGGCGTGATCGGGCTGGTCGTGGGCCGGGTCCTGGACGGGCAGCTCGACCTGGGCGACCTGCTGGGCCGGGGCCGCGACAAGTGACCGGCCCGGACGACCGCCGAGGTTCGCTCGAGATTCACCGGACCGTGGTGCGGAAGGTGGTCGCGCACGCCGTCCGGCTCGTGCCCGGCGCGGAGCCGAGCGCGACGGTGAAGGTCGGCGAGGACGGCGCCGACCTGGAGCTCGCGCTGAAGCTGGCGCTGCGCTACCCCGCGCCCGTGCGCGCCACCGCCGCGGACGTCCGGCGGCGCGTCACCGAGGAGGTCGAGCGGATCACCGGCTACCGGGTCCGGTCGGTCGCCGTCACGGTGTCCGCGCTGCGCGCCGAGACCCGGCCGCGGGTGGTGTAGATGAGGGTTGTGCTGCGGGTGTTGTCGCCGGTGCTCGGGGTGGCGTTGGCCGCCGCGGGCGCGGTGCTCCTGGTCCTGGTGGCCCGGCACTGGGCCGGGCAGGACCTGCCGCTGCGCGTGGACTGGTCCTGGGTGGACCGGCCGGTGCTCGTCCTCGGCGCGTGCCTGGCCGTCGGCGGGCTGGTCCTGCTGGTGGTGGCGTCACGGGCGGGTGCGCGGCAGGTGGCGTTGGACGACCCGGCCGACGGTGTCCGCGTGGCGACCACGCCGGCGTCGCTGGCCCGCGTGGTCGGGCACCGGGTGCGGGCGGAGGACGGTGTGGTGGACGCGTCGGTGACCGCGTCGCGGCGCAAGGTGCGGGTGCGGGCGACCAGCCGGCTGCACGACGAGGCGTCGTTGCGGCCCCGGCTGCTGGAGGTGGCGCGGGCGGCCGTGGCGGAGCTGCCGATGCCCGTGCGGCCGAAGGTGTCGGTCGTCGTGATGTCGCCGAAGGACCGCCGGTGAACCGCTCGAACCGCACCGAACGGGTGATGGCGTTCGTGGTCGGCGCGCTCGCGCTCCTGGTCGGCTGCGCCGCCGTCGGGCTGCACCGCTTCGCCGTGGACCGGCCCGTGCTGGACCCGGTCGTGCTCGACTGGGCCCGCGGGCACGTGGTGGCGGTCCGGGTCGGGCTGGGCGTGCTCGGCGTGCTGGCCGTGGTCCTCGGGCTGCGGTGGGCGTGGTGCGCGATCCGCCCCGAACGGCGGCCCGACGTGCTGCTGGACGACGTCGTCGTCACCGCCAAGGCGCTCGCGGCGGCGGTGCGGGCCGACGCCGAGCAGGTCGACGGCGTGGCCGGGGCGAAGGTGTCGGTGGTGGGCACGCCCGCGCTGCGGCTGCGGCTGACCCTGCGGCACGGCACGGACGTCACCCGCGTGTGGCGGGAGCTGGACGACCGGGTGCTGTCGCGGGCACGCGCCGCGCTGGACGTCGAGGTGCTGCCGACCGCGGTGCGGCTCGATCTGGCCAAGAGGCCGCGCCAACGCGTGCGCTAGGCCGGTTCACCAGGCAGGATGGCCGGGTGGCGCTCCCGTTGACCCCTCCCGTGCAGCCGATGCTGGCCACCGCGGTGGACAAGATCCCGACCGGCGCGGACCTCGTGTTCGAACCCAAGTGGGACGGCTACCGCTGCCTGGTGTTCCGCGACGGCGACGAGCTGTTCCTCCAGTCCCGCAGCGGCAAGCCGCTCAACCGGTACTTCCCCGAGGCGGAGGCCGCGCTCAAGCGCACCCTGCCGCCCCGGGTCGTGGTGGACGGCGAGCTGGTGGTGGCCAAGGACGACAAGCTGGACTTCGACGCGCTGTCCGAGCGCATCCACCCTGCGGAGAGCCGCGTGCGGCTGCTGGCGGAGCAGACGCCCGCGAGCTTCGTGGCGTTCGACGTGCTGGCGGTGGGCGACGAGGTGCTGCTGGAACGGCCGTGCAGCGAGCGCCGGTCGACGTTGGAGGGCCTGATCACGCCCGGCGACGGCCTCTACCTCACGCCCGCGACCACCGACGGCGATCTGGCCGCGCAGTGGTTCGAGCTGTTCGAGGGCGCGGGCCTGGACGGCGTGATCGGCAAGCCCGCCGGGGGCGCGTACACCCCCGGCAAGCGGTCCATGGTCAAGGTCAAGCACACCCGCACCGCCGAGTGCGTGGTGGCCGGGCTGCGCTGGCACAAGGACACCGAACCGGGCACGGCGGTCGGCTCGCTGCTGCTCGGCCTGCACGACGACGCGGGCGTCCTGCACCACGTCGGCGTGGTGGGTTCGTTCAAGGCGGCCGAGCGGCGGGCGCTGGCCGCGGAGTTCCAGGCGCTGATCACCGACGACGACCACCCGTGGCTGGTGGAGCCGGACGGCCGCCGGCTGCCCGGCGAGATCAACCGGTGGCGCGGCAAGCACGCCGACTGGGTGCCGTTGCGGCCCGAGCGCGTGCTGGAGATCGCCTACTCGCAGACCGAGGGCGCGGCGCCCGCCCGGCTGCGGCACAACGGCCAGTTCCGCCGGTGGCGGCCCGACCGCGACCCGGCGTCGTGCCGCTACGACCAGCTCGACCAACCCGCGCGCTACGACGTGGAATCGGTGCTGCGCGGCGAAGTTCGCCCCGCGTGACCGCTCGGGTGAGTACCGTCATGGCCTGTGGCTGATGTGGACGCGCTCATCCGGGAACTGGACGACCGGATGCAACACGACTGCCGGCGGTTGTCGCTGTGGCGGGTCGTGCACCGCACGACGGGGCTGTGCTACACCGTCGTGCTGATCCTGGTGCCCGCCGTGCTCGCGGTCGGTTTCACCTCGTCGGAGACGGCGCTGGGCAAGGTGCTGCTGCTCACCGCGGCCGTGGTGGGCGGGCTGAACGTGACGTTCAAGCCCTACCTGCACAGCATGAAGCGGCGCGGCGACGTGAACACCATGCGGCGGCTGCGCGACGAGTTCCGCGCCGACGTGGCAGCCGCGGCGGACGGCGAGGCGCTGGACGTCTACCGCAAGTACGCGGCGACCTACGCGACGGTCTTCGAGCAGCGGGGCGGCGAGCTCGTCGACGGTCGGCTCGGCGTCGAGGAACCGAAGCCCGAGCCGGCCACCACCGCTCACCCCTGAGCGGCGCGGACCTGGGCCACGAACTCGACCACGCCCTGACGTGCGACTTCACGTCCGATGACGTCGAGCGGCAGGTCGTCGAGCCGCTTGAACCGCACGCAGCTCTTGCCCATGTCGAGCTTGCGGCCGGTGGCCTCGAACTCGGCCCGGAACTCCTGCTCGCGCTCGCCGTGGACGCCCATCAGGTACAGCGAGACGTAGTTCTTCTGCGACGCGAGCGACACGTACCCGAGCGGCTGCCCGTTGTAGGTCTTGCCGGACACCTCCAGCGGCACGGAGTAGGTGATCATCCCCCACCGCATGCCCTCGACGTAGCCCTCCGGCAGGTGGTCGAGGACCACCCGCCGCACGGCCGCCACCGTCGCCCGCCGGTCCTCGGGCAGCTCGGCGAGGTACTCCTCGACCGTCTCGGCGTTGCTCCGGGCCACCGCTCACACCTCCGGTTTCGCGGTCCGGGTCGCCCCGACCGACGCCAGCACCACGCAGAACACCGCGACCCACTGCGCCGGGTGCAGCGCCTCGTGCAGCACGACCAGCCCGGCCAGCGCCGCGACCGCGGGCTCCAGGCTCATCAGGATGCCGAACACGCGCGGTGGGATCTTGCGCAGCGCCTCCAGCTCCAGCGAGTACGGGATCACCGACGACAGCAGCGCCACCGCCGCGCCCGCGATGAGCACCACCGGGTCGAGCAGCATCGTGCCCGCCTCGGCCACCCCGAACGGCAGCGCCAGCGACGCGCCGACCACCATCGCCAGGGCCAGTCCCTTGCCGTCGGACGTGCGGGTGCCCAGCGCCGCGGTGAGCAGGATGTACCCGGCCCAGCACGCGCCCGCGCCCGCCGCGAACAGCACGCCGGCGACCGACAGGCCGCCGTCGACCCTGGTCAGCAGCAG is a window from the Saccharothrix saharensis genome containing:
- a CDS encoding DUF3040 domain-containing protein; translated protein: MSEAERRTLSEIESMLADEEPGLASALVAGRARHPVLSYALVATFAGLGVLLLFLGAFGPALASLGFGALLLLMRGYTWR
- the zapE gene encoding cell division protein ZapE; the protein is MSAPPRLSDRTPHVDADELVGAMVPPPRFDAVRFDTYLPNPDEPSQAAAVRACREFAERVSEGGGRGVLGRLFKRSGGDDGKPGLYLDGGFGVGKTHLLASVWHAVPGPKSYGTFVELTNLVGALGFGETVRRLSTHKLLAIDEFELDDPGDTMLVTRLIKELTAAGVSVAATSNTLPDKLGEGRFAAADFLREIQSMSARFTVVRVDGPDYRHRGLPDAPPPMADEDLVAKAHSTPGCTLDDFADLCDALARIHPSSYGRLVDGVAAVHLRHVRPAPDQAVALRLVALGDRLYDRDIPVAVSGEPLSELFTAEMLRGGYRKKYLRAVSRLVALSR
- a CDS encoding pyrimidine reductase family protein; protein product: MLWPPRDGEITDDELERLYDYPDGLDRPWVQVNFVSSVDGAVSVAGRSQALGNDADRKVFALGRDLCDVVLVGAGTALVEGYHGVKAGEVRASRRARLGLAPVPPIAVVTGRCSIPPTSTLLTSTSVPPIILTTRAAPRERRDALAAAGADVVVAGEEAVAMDLVLAALDERGLRRVDCEGGPHVFGALIDADLVDVLCVTFSPLLAGGDAGRIAVGPLPPAPRSLALDSVLHHDSALLLRYRKVTPDPVTSDATGP
- a CDS encoding Asp23/Gls24 family envelope stress response protein; amino-acid sequence: MAQSTAVKPDTGTPRSADDTEQGRTTIASSVVQKVAGIAAREISGVHAVGGGVSRAFGALRERIPGAGTASTAGVAVEVGEKQAAVDLDIIVEYGASIVDLAKAVRRNVIGQVERMTGLEVIEVNIAVNDIHLPEDDDESESGTGSRVE
- a CDS encoding Asp23/Gls24 family envelope stress response protein, whose amino-acid sequence is MVAHAVRLVPGAEPSATVKVGEDGADLELALKLALRYPAPVRATAADVRRRVTEEVERITGYRVRSVAVTVSALRAETRPRVV
- a CDS encoding DUF6286 domain-containing protein, whose amino-acid sequence is MRVVLRVLSPVLGVALAAAGAVLLVLVARHWAGQDLPLRVDWSWVDRPVLVLGACLAVGGLVLLVVASRAGARQVALDDPADGVRVATTPASLARVVGHRVRAEDGVVDASVTASRRKVRVRATSRLHDEASLRPRLLEVARAAVAELPMPVRPKVSVVVMSPKDRR
- a CDS encoding alkaline shock response membrane anchor protein AmaP codes for the protein MNRSNRTERVMAFVVGALALLVGCAAVGLHRFAVDRPVLDPVVLDWARGHVVAVRVGLGVLGVLAVVLGLRWAWCAIRPERRPDVLLDDVVVTAKALAAAVRADAEQVDGVAGAKVSVVGTPALRLRLTLRHGTDVTRVWRELDDRVLSRARAALDVEVLPTAVRLDLAKRPRQRVR
- a CDS encoding ATP-dependent DNA ligase, with the protein product MALPLTPPVQPMLATAVDKIPTGADLVFEPKWDGYRCLVFRDGDELFLQSRSGKPLNRYFPEAEAALKRTLPPRVVVDGELVVAKDDKLDFDALSERIHPAESRVRLLAEQTPASFVAFDVLAVGDEVLLERPCSERRSTLEGLITPGDGLYLTPATTDGDLAAQWFELFEGAGLDGVIGKPAGGAYTPGKRSMVKVKHTRTAECVVAGLRWHKDTEPGTAVGSLLLGLHDDAGVLHHVGVVGSFKAAERRALAAEFQALITDDDHPWLVEPDGRRLPGEINRWRGKHADWVPLRPERVLEIAYSQTEGAAPARLRHNGQFRRWRPDRDPASCRYDQLDQPARYDVESVLRGEVRPA
- a CDS encoding DUF1801 domain-containing protein codes for the protein MARSNAETVEEYLAELPEDRRATVAAVRRVVLDHLPEGYVEGMRWGMITYSVPLEVSGKTYNGQPLGYVSLASQKNYVSLYLMGVHGEREQEFRAEFEATGRKLDMGKSCVRFKRLDDLPLDVIGREVARQGVVEFVAQVRAAQG
- a CDS encoding EamA family transporter gives rise to the protein MVTVHVEGFREPELPRSGPFALAAKAFGAIPPPALVLLGVVSVQIGAAVAKQLFTLAGAAGTVTLRLVLAALILLVVWRPSLRLDRRTYAVIIGYGLVLGAMNLLFYQAIKHIPLGAAVTIEFLGPLAVAVIGSRRWLDGVWALLAAAGVLLLTRVDGGLSVAGVLFAAGAGACWAGYILLTAALGTRTSDGKGLALAMVVGASLALPFGVAEAGTMLLDPVVLIAGAAVALLSSVIPYSLELEALRKIPPRVFGILMSLEPAVAALAGLVVLHEALHPAQWVAVFCVVLASVGATRTAKPEV